Part of the Haloarcula sp. H-GB4 genome is shown below.
CGCGAGAGGTGCTGCCACGATTGCTGGTGCTGTGCTGGCATCCCGTAATTGACAGTCTGGATATTTAATAAATATTTGGGGACATTTCTGCCCACACCGACGGCACGGCTCTCCAGTTCTGGTATCGATTTCCGCTTCACGACCCAGTGGCGCGCTGGACCAAGTCGCTCAGCGGCTGCTATTCTCCCAATGACTGTATCAAAATACCGTAGCAATGGGTGACCGAGACGACAGCTGTCGGCAACTGCCACTCAGTTGCGATGGTCGTATACGCGCTGTATCTTGCCGACTTCGGTTCGCTCAACAGTCCCGGGGTCGACGAGATCAAGCTGGTCTGGAGTGAACGAAAGCACGGATTGCAGGCGAGACAGAACGTCGTCACGGAGTTCGCTGTGGTCTTTGCTGGACGCTTCGGCTCGCTCAACAGTGAGTTCCATGACGTCGAGATTGTCCTCCTCATAGAGGTCGATCCGGTAGTATGGCGCGACGCCATCGATGTCAAGCACAGCGTGTTCGATTTCACTGGGATAGAGGTTCACACCGCGGACAATCAGAAGGTCGTCGGTCCGACCAGTGACGTTGTCCATCCGTACCATCGTCCGCCCGCACGTACACTCGTCGTAATTTAGTGTCGTCAGATCACCTGTTCGGTATCGTATCACCGGCTGTGCCTGCTTGGTAAGCGTTGTGAGAACGAGTTCTCCCTCTTTGCCCTCTTCCAGTGGCTCTTTCGTGCGTGGATCGATAACCTCCGGGTAGAAGTGGTCTTCCCAGATATGGAGTCCGTCCTGCGCTTCGTGGCATTCCGCAGCAACACCGGGGCCGATAATCTCTGAGAGCCCGTAATTGTTGATCCCGGTGGCGTCCAGTGCGGTCTCGATTTCCGTTCGCATCGGCTCGGTACACGTCTCAGCGCCGTAGGTGACAACTGAAATCGGAAGCGCCTGCGGGTCATATCCCATTTCCTCGGCCGTTTCGGCGAGGTACAGTGCGTATGACGGGGTACAGCCAAGTACGTCGCTGTCGAGGTCAGCGGCGAGTTCGACCTGCCGCTGCGTGCCGCCACTGCTGGTCGGGACGACGGTTGCTCCGAGTTCTTCAGCGCCTTCATGAAAGCCCATCCCACCGGTGAACAAGCCATAGCCGTAGGCATTCTGAATCGTATCGTCGGGCCCCACACCAGCAGCCGACAGCGACCGCGCCATCGTCTTGCCCCACAACTCCAGATCAGCATCGGTGTAGGAGACGATCTTGGGCTTCCCGGTCGTGCCGGAGGAGGCGTGAAAACGGCTGACCTCGTCGTCGTCAACGGCGAAGAGTCCGTCTGGATAGTGGTCTTCGAAGT
Proteins encoded:
- the paaK gene encoding phenylacetate--CoA ligase PaaK — protein: MYHSNECLDRAELGSVQSERLQSIVNYAYENVPFYRDRFDAAGVSPTDIDGIADISSLPMTTKEDFEDHYPDGLFAVDDDEVSRFHASSGTTGKPKIVSYTDADLELWGKTMARSLSAAGVGPDDTIQNAYGYGLFTGGMGFHEGAEELGATVVPTSSGGTQRQVELAADLDSDVLGCTPSYALYLAETAEEMGYDPQALPISVVTYGAETCTEPMRTEIETALDATGINNYGLSEIIGPGVAAECHEAQDGLHIWEDHFYPEVIDPRTKEPLEEGKEGELVLTTLTKQAQPVIRYRTGDLTTLNYDECTCGRTMVRMDNVTGRTDDLLIVRGVNLYPSEIEHAVLDIDGVAPYYRIDLYEEDNLDVMELTVERAEASSKDHSELRDDVLSRLQSVLSFTPDQLDLVDPGTVERTEVGKIQRVYDHRN